Proteins from a single region of Acidobacteriota bacterium:
- a CDS encoding YncE family protein, which produces MTALSAFAGAQGSAHPANYRLVKTLSLPNTGGWWDYLGRNQEDRQIYISAGNQIIVINADTYDLEGTIGPLNGTHGVAISHGDENGFTSNGGSNDSTEFNAQTFKILKTIPLPIQHPDGLIHDPATNRIFYFNHDGQAAAVDASSGKVVGTVALPSKDAEFAAADGHGHVFDNLEDSSQVVEINSKTLKLMNAWPLAPCEHPSGMAMDTYHQRLFIGCHNQMLAVVNAETGKVVTTLPIGPGVDAVRFDEKFSRVFASSGGDGGTITVIHEDNPNQYSLLGTIPTQQGARTMEIDPETHKLFTVSAQFQPPAPGQRRGTMITGSFHLLVYWNH; this is translated from the coding sequence ATGACCGCGTTGTCCGCGTTCGCGGGAGCGCAGGGATCGGCGCATCCGGCCAATTACCGGCTGGTCAAGACGTTGTCCCTGCCCAACACTGGCGGCTGGTGGGACTACCTTGGCCGCAACCAGGAAGACCGCCAAATCTACATCTCGGCCGGCAATCAGATCATCGTCATCAATGCCGACACCTACGATCTCGAAGGCACCATCGGTCCGCTCAACGGCACCCACGGCGTGGCCATCAGCCACGGTGACGAAAACGGCTTCACCTCCAACGGCGGCAGCAACGATTCCACCGAATTCAACGCCCAAACCTTCAAAATCCTCAAGACCATTCCCCTGCCCATTCAGCACCCCGACGGCCTCATCCACGATCCCGCCACCAACCGCATCTTCTACTTCAATCATGACGGTCAGGCAGCGGCCGTGGATGCCAGCTCCGGCAAGGTCGTCGGCACCGTAGCCCTGCCCAGCAAGGATGCCGAATTTGCCGCCGCCGACGGCCACGGCCATGTCTTCGACAACCTGGAGGATTCCAGCCAGGTCGTCGAAATCAACTCCAAAACGCTGAAGCTGATGAACGCCTGGCCGCTCGCGCCTTGCGAGCATCCCTCCGGCATGGCCATGGACACCTATCACCAACGCCTGTTCATCGGCTGCCACAACCAGATGCTGGCGGTAGTCAATGCCGAAACCGGCAAGGTCGTCACCACGCTACCCATCGGGCCGGGCGTCGACGCCGTGCGCTTCGATGAGAAGTTCAGCCGCGTCTTCGCCTCCAGCGGCGGCGATGGCGGCACCATCACGGTGATCCACGAAGACAACCCCAACCAATATTCCCTCCTGGGCACCATTCCTACCCAGCAAGGGGCTCGCACCATGGAAATCGATCCGGAGACCCACAAGCTCTTCACCGTCTCCGCCCAGTTCCAACCGCCGGCTCCCGGCCAGCGCCGCGGCACTATGATCACGGGCTCATTTCACCTTCTCGTTTATTGGAATCACTAA